Proteins co-encoded in one Flavobacteriaceae bacterium MAR_2009_75 genomic window:
- a CDS encoding SSU ribosomal protein S6P modification protein: protein MDIGLLSVSNSVYSTQRIAEEAKNLGHYIEQIDHTQCSVKLGGPKPEIYIREENITNEFDAIIPRIGAKVTRHGVAIVKQFEINGVFSAARSLSIARARNKVRTLQVMSQKGIPVPETLFSINPHNIEEQIEILGGAPVIIKIQEGTHGLGVILAESKKSAKSIIDTFYKMDTSILLQKYIEESNGEDIRILVVGDKIVASMKRTSALEEFRSNVHRGGTTEKVKLSKKEKEIALGAAKHIGLGVAGIDLIRSKNGPLLIEVNASPGLRGIEAATGVNVAKEIILYLERNCSKRRWK, encoded by the coding sequence ATGGATATTGGCTTACTATCGGTAAGTAATAGTGTTTATTCTACACAACGGATAGCCGAAGAGGCCAAAAACCTTGGCCATTACATAGAGCAAATCGATCATACCCAATGCTCGGTAAAGCTCGGAGGCCCTAAGCCTGAAATCTATATAAGGGAAGAGAATATCACCAACGAATTTGACGCCATCATTCCCAGAATAGGTGCGAAAGTTACACGCCATGGGGTCGCCATAGTAAAGCAATTTGAAATTAATGGGGTTTTCAGTGCCGCACGATCTTTAAGTATCGCAAGGGCACGAAATAAAGTGCGTACCCTTCAAGTAATGTCGCAGAAAGGTATACCTGTACCCGAAACTCTTTTCTCGATCAACCCCCATAATATCGAGGAACAAATCGAGATTTTAGGGGGCGCACCGGTCATCATTAAAATTCAAGAGGGCACCCACGGACTCGGGGTTATACTTGCCGAATCGAAAAAATCGGCGAAATCGATTATTGATACTTTCTATAAAATGGACACCAGCATTCTTCTTCAGAAATATATTGAGGAAAGTAACGGTGAAGACATTCGAATTTTGGTCGTTGGCGATAAGATAGTAGCGAGCATGAAGCGTACCAGTGCCCTCGAAGAATTTAGATCCAATGTACATCGTGGAGGTACTACCGAAAAAGTGAAATTGTCAAAAAAAGAGAAAGAAATAGCCCTTGGTGCCGCCAAACACATTGGTCTTGGTGTGGCAGGTATAGATTTAATACGTTCTAAAAACGGTCCGTTACTTATAGAGGTCAATGCATCACCAGGTTTGAGAGGTATAGAAGCTGCGACAGGAGTTAATGTAGCGAAAGAAATTATCCTCTACTTAGAGCGCAATTGTAGCAAAAGAAGATGGAAGTAG
- a CDS encoding succinate dehydrogenase / fumarate reductase cytochrome b subunit encodes MSGLIKSSIARKVVMALSGLFLVFFLAQHFTINVTSVIAPDTFNEWSHFMGYNGLVQFILQPILIAGVIVHFVMGIALEIKNNKARAIKYKKYSGGANASWMSRNMIITGLVVLAFLGLHFYDFWIHEMDYKYIAGNAEDPTRYYQETVEKFEPFWRTVIYVISFVLLSLHLWHGFASSFQSMGVNNKYTPAIQTFTKIYAIGIPLGFIFIAVYHHLNPITH; translated from the coding sequence ATGAGCGGATTGATAAAATCTTCGATAGCCCGAAAAGTCGTAATGGCCTTATCGGGTCTTTTTTTGGTCTTCTTTCTGGCCCAACACTTTACCATTAACGTAACTTCTGTTATAGCTCCCGACACTTTCAATGAGTGGTCACATTTTATGGGTTATAATGGGTTAGTGCAGTTTATTCTTCAGCCGATATTGATTGCTGGGGTTATTGTGCATTTTGTTATGGGTATTGCCTTAGAGATTAAAAACAACAAGGCTAGGGCGATTAAGTACAAGAAATACAGTGGTGGCGCCAATGCCTCTTGGATGTCGAGAAACATGATCATTACCGGTCTTGTCGTTTTGGCATTTCTTGGTCTTCATTTTTATGATTTTTGGATCCATGAAATGGATTACAAATACATAGCGGGCAATGCCGAAGACCCTACGCGATATTATCAAGAAACCGTAGAAAAGTTTGAGCCTTTCTGGCGTACTGTTATTTACGTAATATCCTTTGTGTTGTTGTCTTTGCACCTATGGCATGGCTTTGCCTCTTCTTTTCAGAGTATGGGGGTGAACAACAAATACACTCCGGCAATACAGACTTTTACTAAAATCTACGCGATAGGTATTCCTTTGGGGTTCATATTTATTGCAGTTTACCATCATCTTAACCCAATAACACATTAA
- a CDS encoding succinate dehydrogenase subunit A produces MGILDSKVPSGPLAEKWTKHKNKINLVNPANKRNIDIIVVGTGLAGGSAAATLAELGYNVKTFCYQDSPRRAHSIAAQGGINAAKNYQGDGDSAYRLFYDTIKGGDYRSREANVHRLAEESANIIDQCVAQGVPFARDYGGLLDNRSFGGVLVSRTFYAKGQTGQQLLLGAYSAMNRQINRGKIKPYNRHEMMDMVLVDGKARGIIARNLVTGEIERHSAHAVVLATGGYGNVFFLSTNAMGSNVMAAWRAHRRGAFFANPCFTQIHPTCIPVSGDHQSKLTLMSESLRNDGRIWVPKRIEDAQAIREGKLKPTQLKEEDRDYYLERRYPAFGNLVPRDVASRAAKERCDAGFGVNKTGEAVYLDFASAVQRYGKEEALTRGMKNADSKTITQLGKDIIEAKYGNLFQMYEKIVDENPYETPMMIYPAVHYTMGGLWVDYNLQTTIEGCYCAGEANFSDHGANRLGASALMQGLADGYFVLPYTIGDYLSNDIRTGAISTDSPEFEYAEKEVKDRINKLMSAKGQHSVDYYHKKLGKIMWDKCGMARNAQGLEEAIVEISALRADFWENVKIPGGTDGMNAELEKAGRVADFLELGELFAKDALTRQESCGGHFREEYQTEEGEALRDDENFKFVSAWEYKGEPKDAVLHKEDLVYENIELKTRSYK; encoded by the coding sequence ATGGGCATATTGGATTCTAAAGTTCCATCAGGGCCGTTGGCCGAAAAATGGACTAAGCATAAGAACAAAATCAACCTGGTTAACCCTGCCAACAAGCGTAATATAGATATTATCGTTGTAGGTACAGGTCTTGCAGGGGGTTCGGCCGCAGCGACTTTGGCCGAGCTGGGCTATAATGTAAAAACATTCTGTTATCAAGATTCTCCTCGTAGGGCGCACTCCATTGCAGCTCAAGGGGGCATCAACGCGGCAAAAAATTACCAAGGTGATGGCGATAGCGCCTACCGCCTTTTTTACGATACGATCAAAGGGGGCGATTATCGCTCACGTGAGGCCAACGTTCACCGTTTGGCTGAAGAATCGGCAAATATCATTGACCAATGTGTAGCACAAGGTGTTCCATTCGCAAGAGATTACGGGGGTCTTTTAGATAACCGTTCGTTCGGAGGGGTTTTGGTATCTAGAACATTCTATGCCAAAGGCCAGACAGGGCAACAATTGCTATTGGGTGCTTACTCGGCTATGAACCGACAGATCAATAGAGGTAAGATCAAGCCTTACAACCGTCATGAAATGATGGATATGGTTTTGGTGGATGGAAAGGCCAGAGGTATCATTGCCCGTAATTTGGTTACCGGTGAAATAGAACGACATTCGGCACATGCCGTAGTTTTGGCTACTGGCGGTTACGGAAATGTGTTCTTTCTTTCAACCAACGCTATGGGAAGTAATGTAATGGCGGCGTGGCGAGCGCATCGAAGGGGAGCTTTCTTTGCTAACCCATGCTTTACACAAATTCACCCTACATGCATTCCGGTTTCAGGCGACCATCAATCTAAATTGACCTTGATGTCTGAGTCGTTGCGTAATGATGGGCGTATTTGGGTACCAAAGAGAATTGAAGATGCACAAGCCATTCGTGAAGGAAAATTAAAGCCTACCCAGTTAAAAGAAGAAGATAGAGATTACTACTTGGAAAGACGTTACCCAGCGTTCGGAAACTTGGTGCCGCGTGATGTTGCATCGAGAGCCGCGAAAGAACGTTGTGATGCCGGTTTCGGAGTAAACAAAACAGGAGAAGCCGTTTATTTGGATTTTGCTTCTGCAGTTCAGCGTTACGGTAAAGAAGAAGCCTTGACCAGAGGCATGAAAAATGCCGATAGCAAAACTATCACCCAATTAGGTAAAGACATTATCGAAGCCAAATACGGAAACCTTTTTCAGATGTACGAGAAAATCGTAGATGAGAATCCGTATGAGACGCCAATGATGATTTACCCAGCTGTACACTATACTATGGGCGGTCTTTGGGTAGATTACAACTTACAGACGACCATTGAGGGTTGCTATTGTGCCGGTGAGGCGAATTTCAGCGACCACGGTGCGAACCGCTTAGGGGCTTCTGCATTAATGCAAGGTCTGGCAGATGGTTATTTCGTGCTTCCGTACACTATTGGTGATTACCTCTCGAACGATATTAGAACCGGTGCTATCTCTACAGATTCGCCCGAGTTTGAATATGCTGAGAAAGAAGTAAAAGACCGTATCAATAAACTAATGTCCGCAAAGGGGCAGCATTCCGTTGATTATTACCATAAGAAATTGGGAAAAATTATGTGGGATAAATGCGGAATGGCAAGAAACGCCCAAGGTCTTGAAGAAGCAATTGTAGAAATATCTGCTTTAAGGGCCGATTTCTGGGAGAATGTAAAAATTCCGGGTGGTACAGATGGTATGAACGCCGAATTGGAGAAAGCGGGTCGAGTGGCCGATTTCTTGGAGTTGGGTGAACTTTTTGCTAAAGATGCATTGACCAGACAAGAATCGTGTGGTGGTCATTTCAGGGAAGAATACCAAACCGAAGAAGGTGAGGCCCTTCGTGACGATGAGAACTTTAAATTCGTATCTGCTTGGGAATATAAGGGAGAGCCAAAAGACGCGGTTCTTCACAAAGAAGATTTGGTCTACGAGAATATTGAATTAAAAACTAGAAGTTATAAGTAG
- a CDS encoding succinate dehydrogenase / fumarate reductase iron-sulfur subunit yields MKLNLKIWRQKDANTKGEMVDYTINGVEGDMSFLEMLDVLNEDLINKGKEPVQFDHDCREGICGSCSLQINGEPHGPDRLVTTCQLHMRKFNDGDTIVIEPFRATAFPVIKDLVVDRTAFDRIQQAGGYISVNTSGNTVDANATPIEKDKADDSFYAATCIGCGACVAACKNASAMLFTSAKVSQFALLPQGRVEATERVENMVRQMDLEGFGNCTNTGACEVECPKGISLENIARMNREYLSATVKG; encoded by the coding sequence ATGAAGTTAAACTTAAAAATATGGCGTCAAAAAGATGCCAACACCAAAGGGGAAATGGTCGATTACACTATCAACGGTGTAGAAGGCGATATGTCTTTTTTGGAAATGTTAGACGTGCTTAATGAAGATCTTATAAACAAGGGTAAAGAACCGGTACAGTTCGATCATGACTGTCGTGAGGGTATCTGCGGGTCTTGTTCGTTACAAATCAACGGTGAGCCACATGGTCCAGACCGTTTGGTGACCACTTGTCAGTTGCACATGAGAAAATTCAACGATGGCGATACTATCGTAATCGAACCTTTTAGAGCGACCGCTTTTCCGGTTATCAAAGATTTGGTGGTCGATCGCACCGCTTTCGATAGAATACAACAAGCAGGGGGTTATATATCGGTGAATACCTCTGGTAATACTGTTGATGCCAATGCAACACCGATAGAAAAAGATAAGGCTGATGATTCTTTCTATGCCGCTACGTGTATTGGTTGCGGAGCCTGTGTTGCAGCTTGTAAGAATGCCAGTGCGATGTTGTTTACATCTGCTAAGGTTTCTCAGTTCGCATTGCTTCCCCAAGGTAGGGTCGAGGCTACAGAACGTGTTGAGAATATGGTTCGTCAAATGGATTTGGAAGGTTTTGGAAACTGTACCAATACCGGTGCCTGTGAGGTTGAGTGCCCTAAAGGTATTTCATTGGAGAACATTGCACGTATGAATCGCGAATATCTTAGCGCTACCGTAAAAGGATAA
- a CDS encoding T/G mismatch-specific endonuclease, whose product MPKEYSEERIKVPRFNEESGFYTTPKRSKIMSKIRGKNTKPELAFRKALYAAGYRYRIDYKKLIGKPDILLKKYKTAIFIDGEYWHGHNWDERKPKIKTNREFWIAKIERNMQRDREVNTELERLGYKVFRFWETEIKKELGRCLAEVTEHLQSLQTS is encoded by the coding sequence ATGCCAAAAGAGTATTCCGAAGAACGTATAAAGGTTCCCCGCTTCAACGAAGAATCGGGCTTCTACACCACTCCAAAACGTTCTAAGATCATGAGCAAGATACGTGGTAAGAACACCAAGCCTGAGCTTGCCTTTCGAAAAGCTCTGTATGCCGCGGGTTACCGGTATCGAATAGACTATAAAAAACTTATTGGCAAACCCGACATCCTTTTAAAAAAGTATAAGACTGCCATTTTCATAGACGGAGAATATTGGCATGGACATAATTGGGATGAACGAAAACCCAAAATAAAAACGAATCGTGAATTTTGGATTGCCAAAATCGAACGAAACATGCAACGTGATAGAGAAGTAAATACAGAACTGGAACGTTTGGGCTATAAAGTCTTTCGATTCTGGGAAACGGAAATCAAGAAGGAACTTGGCCGTTGCCTGGCCGAAGTAACCGAGCACCTTCAATCTCTTCAAACGAGCTAA
- a CDS encoding protease I → MKKVAILATNGFEESELKSPKEAMEKEGFQVDVVSFEAGEIKGWADGNWSNSYKVDKTLGQVSASDYNALMLPGGVINPDLVRREEKALTFVRDFFKQEKPVAAICHAPQILISAGVVEGRKLTSFKSIKDDLVNAGANWVDQEVVVDQGFVTSRNPDDLPAFNSKLIEEVKEGKHEEQHA, encoded by the coding sequence ATGAAAAAGGTAGCAATATTAGCCACAAACGGATTTGAAGAAAGTGAATTGAAATCACCTAAAGAGGCAATGGAGAAAGAAGGCTTTCAAGTAGATGTTGTGAGTTTTGAGGCTGGTGAAATAAAAGGATGGGCCGATGGAAATTGGTCAAATTCTTATAAAGTAGATAAAACATTAGGTCAAGTAAGCGCATCTGATTACAATGCATTAATGTTGCCGGGTGGGGTTATCAATCCTGATTTGGTTAGACGTGAAGAAAAGGCACTAACTTTTGTTCGTGATTTCTTCAAGCAAGAAAAACCGGTAGCCGCTATATGCCATGCACCACAAATTTTAATTAGTGCAGGCGTAGTGGAAGGTAGAAAACTAACATCGTTCAAATCTATTAAAGACGACTTGGTTAATGCCGGTGCTAATTGGGTAGACCAAGAAGTAGTAGTAGACCAAGGTTTCGTAACCAGTAGAAACCCTGACGATTTACCTGCATTCAATAGCAAGTTGATCGAAGAGGTAAAAGAAGGTAAGCATGAAGAACAACATGCATAA
- a CDS encoding sortilin (neurotensin receptor 3), which yields MKYLSFFLVLSLYFTGTSQIVPTGTEQVKSALLQKQRMETESLVKNIPLKNIGPTVMSGRVVDLDVNPENTIEFYVAYASGGLWYTNNNGASFTPVMDQSQTQNLGDIAVDWPSGTIWVGTGENNASRSSYAGIGILKSLDKGKSWMHMGLMDSHHIGRILINPENPNEVVVGATGHLYSSNEERGIYKTTDGGKTWKKTLFINSDTGIIDVAHAPKNFDIMYAAAWEKDRKAWDFLGSGFGSGIYKSVDGGSAWKKISTEGSGFPTGYGVGRIGLAVYDENIVYALHDNQDRREASEEKDKDPEILSASDFKKMSTSEFLELEDKKLNAFLKKNGFQEKYRAENVKQLIRSNVAKPIDLAKHLEDANSMLFDTPVIGAEVYRSDNGGTSWAKQNTDYIDALYYSYGYYFGEIRVDPNDSEKVYVGGVPLLKSANSGKTFTSISQENVHADHHALWINPKMPGHLINGNDGGVNITYDDGETWIKNNSPSVGQFYAINVDRQEPYHVYGGLQDNGVWEGAHNAKEDRSWHQMGEYPWKSIMGGDGMQIEIDNRDHHTVYTGYQFGNYYRLDRKNNKKKYIQPKHELGEKPFRFNWQTPISLSTHNQDILYLGSNKLHRSLNKGDDWETISDDLTQGGKKGNVAYGTLTTISESPLKFGLLYTGSDDGLVHISQNGGADWQLISSSLLKNMWVSRVIASKHKKERVYLALNGYRWDDFTTYLYKSDDYGKTWQSIAENIPASSVNTIIEDPVNENLLFVGTDNGLYLSFNQGSSWEAFQNGMPNVAVHDLAIQPEAKHLLVGTHGRSIYQADIKYLQQITTDILDKNLVVFELDDVTHSKDWGNAPSPWSKPSTPGIDVFFYSKKEQSITAEIQTKNGVTVSSTEIKADKGMNILSYDLAFSKAGKAAYLKKNKEKLKTAKDGKTYLPKGDYLVRISGDDKTEKEFIVK from the coding sequence ATGAAGTACCTTTCTTTTTTTCTTGTTCTCTCCCTATACTTTACAGGAACCTCTCAAATTGTACCCACCGGTACAGAACAGGTGAAAAGTGCACTGCTTCAGAAGCAGCGTATGGAAACCGAATCTTTGGTGAAGAATATTCCCCTAAAAAATATCGGGCCGACGGTTATGAGCGGTAGGGTGGTCGATTTAGATGTAAACCCCGAAAATACCATTGAATTTTATGTGGCCTATGCCTCTGGCGGACTCTGGTACACCAATAACAATGGTGCTTCTTTCACTCCGGTAATGGACCAGTCTCAAACCCAAAATTTAGGGGATATTGCGGTCGACTGGCCCTCGGGCACTATTTGGGTCGGTACTGGCGAAAACAACGCTTCACGGTCTTCATACGCCGGCATCGGTATTTTAAAATCGCTTGACAAGGGTAAATCGTGGATGCACATGGGGCTAATGGACTCACATCACATCGGTCGTATCTTAATCAACCCAGAAAACCCTAACGAAGTAGTAGTGGGTGCTACAGGCCATCTTTACTCTTCCAATGAAGAACGAGGTATTTATAAAACTACGGATGGAGGCAAAACTTGGAAAAAAACACTTTTTATTAATTCTGATACCGGAATAATCGATGTGGCCCATGCCCCCAAAAACTTTGATATTATGTACGCCGCTGCTTGGGAAAAAGACCGAAAGGCTTGGGATTTTCTAGGTAGTGGATTCGGGTCTGGCATTTACAAAAGTGTCGATGGCGGCAGTGCATGGAAGAAGATTTCAACAGAGGGCAGTGGTTTCCCCACAGGTTACGGCGTAGGTCGTATTGGTCTGGCCGTTTATGACGAGAACATCGTCTACGCCCTGCACGATAATCAAGACCGTCGCGAAGCATCCGAAGAAAAAGATAAAGACCCTGAGATTCTTTCCGCTTCTGACTTTAAGAAAATGTCAACGTCTGAATTCCTCGAACTAGAGGATAAAAAATTGAATGCATTCCTTAAAAAGAACGGTTTCCAAGAAAAATATCGAGCTGAAAATGTCAAACAACTTATACGAAGTAACGTGGCCAAACCTATAGATTTGGCAAAACACCTTGAAGATGCCAACTCGATGCTTTTCGATACCCCGGTCATAGGCGCCGAGGTGTATCGCAGTGATAATGGCGGCACTAGTTGGGCAAAGCAAAACACCGATTATATCGATGCGCTCTACTACAGCTATGGCTATTATTTTGGTGAAATTCGAGTAGACCCCAACGATAGCGAAAAAGTATATGTAGGCGGTGTGCCCTTATTAAAATCTGCAAATAGCGGAAAAACCTTTACCTCTATAAGTCAAGAAAACGTACACGCCGACCACCATGCCCTATGGATAAACCCAAAAATGCCCGGCCATTTGATCAATGGTAACGATGGTGGCGTGAATATCACCTACGATGATGGAGAAACATGGATAAAAAACAACTCACCGAGCGTAGGTCAGTTTTATGCCATCAACGTAGACCGTCAAGAGCCTTACCATGTTTATGGTGGCTTGCAAGATAACGGTGTCTGGGAAGGTGCTCACAACGCCAAAGAAGACCGCAGTTGGCACCAAATGGGCGAATACCCCTGGAAATCAATCATGGGTGGTGACGGCATGCAAATCGAAATTGACAACAGAGACCACCATACGGTTTATACAGGATATCAATTCGGAAATTACTATCGCCTCGATAGAAAAAACAATAAGAAAAAGTACATTCAACCCAAACACGAGCTTGGTGAGAAACCCTTTCGTTTCAATTGGCAGACCCCTATATCACTTTCTACGCATAATCAAGATATTCTCTATCTAGGCAGCAACAAATTACATCGCTCTTTAAATAAAGGTGACGATTGGGAAACCATTTCCGATGATCTTACCCAGGGAGGTAAAAAAGGTAATGTCGCTTATGGTACCCTCACGACCATTTCAGAATCACCCTTAAAATTCGGACTACTGTATACCGGAAGTGATGATGGACTGGTGCATATTTCGCAAAATGGGGGGGCTGATTGGCAGCTTATTTCGTCTTCGCTACTAAAAAATATGTGGGTGAGTAGGGTGATTGCATCAAAACATAAAAAAGAACGGGTTTATCTAGCTTTAAATGGGTATCGCTGGGACGATTTTACTACCTATCTCTATAAAAGTGACGACTATGGAAAAACTTGGCAAAGCATCGCAGAAAATATTCCTGCTTCATCCGTTAATACGATAATAGAAGACCCTGTCAATGAAAATCTCTTGTTCGTAGGTACCGATAACGGACTTTACCTCTCCTTTAACCAAGGTTCTTCTTGGGAAGCTTTTCAAAATGGTATGCCCAATGTTGCCGTACACGACTTGGCCATACAGCCAGAAGCAAAACACTTACTTGTGGGCACACATGGCAGAAGCATCTACCAAGCAGATATCAAATATTTACAACAAATAACTACTGATATTCTCGATAAGAATCTTGTTGTTTTCGAGTTGGATGACGTTACACACTCTAAAGATTGGGGCAACGCCCCCAGCCCATGGAGCAAGCCTAGTACACCTGGGATCGACGTATTCTTTTACAGTAAAAAAGAACAATCTATAACTGCGGAAATTCAAACCAAAAATGGAGTTACCGTAAGTAGCACCGAAATCAAAGCTGATAAAGGCATGAACATTCTTTCTTATGATCTAGCTTTTTCAAAAGCTGGAAAAGCTGCCTATCTTAAGAAAAACAAAGAAAAGCTTAAAACCGCTAAAGACGGCAAGACCTATTTACCGAAAGGGGATTATCTTGTTCGTATTTCAGGTGACGATAAAACGGAAAAAGAATTCATCGTCAAATAA
- a CDS encoding Xaa-Pro aminopeptidase — protein MKYEQISNTLFTKNRKKFMAQMQPKSIAVFNSNDIYPIGADSVLPFEQHRDIFYLSGADQEETRLLLFPDSINKKHREILFVRETNDHIAVWEGEKLTKEKATEVSGIETIYWLQDFDKVFFDLMTEAETIYFNTNEHYRQAVETQTREDRFILECKSKFPAHKVAKSNPILQKIRGVKEPEEIELMQTACNITEKGFRRVLEFVEPGVWEHEIEAELLHQFVRNRSKGFAYPPIIAAGNNANVLHYLENNKQCEAGDLILMDTAAEYANYSSDLTRTIPVSGKFNKRQKEVYEAVLRVKVEATKMLVPGTIWADYHVECGKLMTSELLGLGLLDKTDVQNEDKNWPAYKKYFMHGTSHHIGLNTHDYGELKKPMEPNMVFTVEPGIYIPEEKMGVRLEDDVVIQETGEPFNLMANIPIKVEEIEELMNK, from the coding sequence ATGAAATACGAGCAGATCAGTAATACACTTTTCACTAAAAACCGTAAAAAATTTATGGCTCAAATGCAGCCGAAAAGTATAGCGGTTTTTAATTCTAACGATATTTACCCCATAGGTGCAGATAGCGTACTGCCTTTTGAACAGCACAGAGATATATTTTATTTAAGTGGGGCCGACCAAGAAGAGACACGCTTGCTTCTTTTTCCTGATTCTATCAATAAAAAACATCGAGAAATACTTTTTGTTCGCGAAACGAACGACCACATTGCGGTTTGGGAAGGGGAAAAACTGACCAAAGAAAAAGCGACCGAGGTCTCAGGTATAGAAACCATATACTGGCTTCAAGATTTCGATAAGGTCTTTTTTGACCTAATGACCGAGGCCGAAACTATTTACTTCAATACCAATGAGCATTACCGTCAGGCAGTGGAGACGCAAACCCGTGAAGATCGTTTTATCTTAGAGTGCAAGAGCAAATTTCCCGCGCATAAGGTCGCCAAGAGCAACCCTATTTTACAAAAGATTCGTGGTGTAAAAGAGCCCGAAGAAATAGAATTGATGCAAACGGCCTGTAATATTACAGAAAAGGGTTTTAGACGGGTTCTTGAATTTGTTGAGCCTGGGGTTTGGGAACATGAGATAGAAGCCGAACTGTTACATCAGTTTGTACGAAATCGCTCGAAGGGTTTTGCCTATCCACCGATTATTGCCGCGGGTAACAATGCTAACGTTTTGCATTATCTGGAAAACAACAAACAATGCGAAGCAGGAGATTTGATTTTGATGGATACTGCTGCCGAATACGCAAATTACTCTAGTGATTTGACCCGAACCATTCCCGTAAGCGGAAAATTCAACAAACGCCAGAAAGAGGTGTATGAGGCGGTGCTACGTGTGAAAGTCGAAGCCACCAAAATGTTGGTGCCAGGCACCATTTGGGCCGATTATCATGTAGAGTGCGGTAAACTCATGACCTCTGAGCTTTTGGGCCTCGGACTTCTAGATAAGACCGATGTTCAAAATGAAGATAAAAATTGGCCCGCCTATAAAAAGTACTTTATGCACGGCACTAGCCACCATATCGGGTTGAACACCCATGATTATGGCGAATTGAAAAAGCCCATGGAACCTAATATGGTATTTACCGTTGAACCGGGTATTTATATTCCCGAAGAGAAAATGGGAGTGCGTTTAGAAGATGATGTAGTCATTCAAGAAACAGGAGAGCCATTCAATCTCATGGCCAATATTCCTATTAAAGTAGAGGAAATTGAAGAGTTGATGAATAAATAA
- a CDS encoding exodeoxyribonuclease-3: MKLVSWNVNGIRASIKKGFGEVVSNFDADVFCVQETKAQDDQVSEALKEITGYEVFSNSAERKGYSGTGILSKKKPLSFFANIGVEDHDVEGRVTCAEYDAFYLVNVYVPNSGNGLKRLDYRSEWDKDFTNYLFNLQKKKPLIVTGDFNVAHTANDLANPKSNYNKTSGFTQVEIDGLDHMLHTLKLVDSFRTLHPDEFDKYTFWSMRGGARSRNVGWRIDYFLVSESLWPKVKSAEIHDQVMGSDHCPISLEIEL, translated from the coding sequence ATGAAATTAGTTTCTTGGAATGTGAACGGAATTCGTGCTTCCATAAAGAAAGGTTTTGGGGAAGTGGTGTCCAACTTTGATGCGGATGTCTTTTGTGTTCAAGAGACCAAAGCTCAAGACGACCAAGTTTCGGAAGCGTTAAAGGAAATCACTGGCTACGAAGTTTTTAGTAACAGTGCCGAAAGAAAGGGATATTCCGGTACGGGAATTCTATCAAAGAAAAAACCACTTTCATTCTTTGCCAATATTGGTGTTGAAGACCATGATGTCGAAGGCAGGGTTACTTGTGCAGAGTATGATGCTTTTTATTTGGTGAACGTATATGTGCCCAATAGTGGTAACGGACTCAAAAGGTTGGATTATCGTTCGGAGTGGGATAAAGACTTCACCAATTATTTGTTTAACCTGCAAAAAAAGAAACCGCTTATAGTTACGGGTGATTTTAATGTGGCGCATACGGCGAACGATTTGGCGAACCCGAAATCGAATTACAATAAAACATCTGGTTTTACCCAGGTGGAAATCGATGGTCTAGACCATATGCTTCATACTTTGAAATTGGTAGATAGTTTTAGAACCCTGCACCCCGATGAATTTGACAAATACACTTTTTGGAGTATGCGCGGGGGTGCGAGATCTCGAAATGTGGGTTGGCGCATCGATTATTTTTTGGTGAGTGAATCGCTTTGGCCTAAAGTAAAGTCGGCAGAAATTCATGACCAAGTTATGGGTAGTGACCATTGCCCTATTAGTTTGGAAATTGAACTTTGA